Proteins encoded in a region of the Vanessa atalanta chromosome 23, ilVanAtal1.2, whole genome shotgun sequence genome:
- the LOC125073106 gene encoding uncharacterized protein LOC125073106 gives MATILMQRDLVVTLKKETNLNIGLLSKLHPMLPDLSHLIFKDNALDKPTQNLFNNLSYYLVSIIDSHVHASLTWPLYDTKAERIYRNELSIFISDYSSKGLLTHVMSSYLVNPGCFKVTVLLFQLSQLAVNRLLVSKIMKDSKKTLYNTMTDKYKSQEKEGFVECIEKETKIMLSKFSNYLCKRQIMEKTAALFRKRITEMESKLCSLNAQGYINNLVDNFVNNNTIEENFKSDLLKIKNVNEHPTFFDNWLLETDKKLDNIEGEWNTKVLPLLTRCKSIVQNTEAIIHRHTGQVQKSSYMIEYDPKTDSICTSELQNQVNSQQKYILRNLEKDGVQNFPNLIRAFLISICFILKNNEIGDEIYNFNKYLEGGEKNFKEVVTALKVLIERVLNAEAKLQPVPIVYDEMVSLKDYPEIPPMPDLSELKMNRDQYQVFFDTFTPLNLYKHKFNLRKRTSGNFLKPQPKSLITPFYQASKEDFMKSLISCRVSSYDIANTTHNNHNMSVISNIKVNETISECASGFTKQQIIRLLSTKKSSSSKKFKYKQERPDINIKKGGLFNESVNSNESNGLFRSYSSPNLFENREKRSLNNIRGRKLSIMQEDSPTQLDVSGITCLDPDSNYNTPHGLGNAESSRQAEMANFPIISVTQDAEFRINNVLNDVKVDLSKDLIIDSTVSPILDVPRKSLELEMQSSKTETPKTNTSLIKKTSSLEKIINRFKKVRANVIPQSLNDVKTIVEEKENVNFDVYSANRVLLPDLLSPSCSTLSVRSNDNYLDQLCFDMEEVDCRKPRESLGTALGVDQTFLDQFELID, from the exons ATGGCTACGATTTTAATGCAAAGAGATCTTGTTGTGACGCTGAAAAaggaaacaaatttaaatattggattACTCAGCAAGCTACATCCTATGCTTCCAGATTTATCTCATTTAATATTCAAGGATAacgctctggataaacctactcagaatttatttaataatttatcttactaTTTGGTGTCTATAATTGATTCGCACGTACACGCATCTTTAACATGGCCCCTTTACGACACGAAGGCAGAAAGAATATATAGAAATGAACTATCCATTTTTATTAGCGATTATAGTTCTAAAGGCTTATTAACACATGTGATGTCTTCATATCTAGTAAATCCTGGTTGTTTTAAAGTAACAGTGCTCTTGTTCCAACTCTCACAGTTGGCGGTAAATCGTTTACTCGTATCAAAAATTATGAAAGatagtaaaaaaactttatacaatacTATGACTGATAAATATAAGTCTCAAGAAAAAGAAGGCTTTGTGGAATGTattgaaaaagaaacaaaaataatgttgagtaaattttctaattatttgtgTAAGAGACAGATCATGGAAAAAACAGCGGCTTTATTTCGGAAGAGAATAACTGAAATGGAAAGTAAACTGTGCTCCTTGAATGCCCAGGGTTATATCAACAATTTGGTTGACAACtttgtaaataacaatacaattgaAGAAAACTTCAAAAGTGATCtcttaaagattaaaaatgttaatgaacATCCAACATTCTTTGATAATTGGCTTCTGGAGACAGATAAGAAATTAGATAATATTGAAGGCGAATGGAATACGAAAGTGTTACCATTGTTGACAAGATGCAAATCCATAGTACAGAATACAGAAGCAATCATTCATCGACACACTGGTCAAGTACAAAAAAGTTCCTATATGATAGAATATGACCccaaaacagattcaatatgtACATCTGAATTACAAAATCAAGTGAACAgccaacaaaaatatatactcagGAATCTAGAGAAGGACGGAGTACAGAATTTTCCTAATCTAATCAGGGCATTTCTTATATCaatttgtttcattttgaaaaataatgagaTTGGAGAtgaaatttataactttaataaatatttagaaggAGGGGAAAAGAATTTCAAAGAAGTTGTTACTgctttaaaagtattaatagaaAGAGTTTTAAATGCCGAAGCTAAATTACAG cCTGTACCCATTGTATACGATGAGATGGTGTCACTAAAGGATTACCCAGAAATACCTCCAATGCCTGACTTGTCAGAGTTGAAGATGAATAGGGATCAATACCAAGTCTTCTTTGATACATTTACTCCACTAAATCTCTACaaacataaattcaatttacGAAAACGTACAAGCGGAAACTTCCTTAAACCTCAACCAAAGTCATTAATCACACCATTTTATCAAGCGTCTAAAGAAGATTTTATGAAAAGTTTAATATCATGTCGTGTAAGTTCCTATGATATTGCAAATACTACacacaataatcacaatatgTCTGTCATTTCGAATATAAAGGTCAATGAGACAATATCGGAATGTGCATCTGGTTTTACAAAACAGCAGATCATTCGATTGCTGTCTACAAAGAAATCTAGTAGCTCgaagaaatttaaatacaagcaAGAACGAccagatattaatattaagaaaggAGGATTATTTAATGAATCTGTTAACTCAAATGAAAGTAATGGTTTGTTTCGAAGTTATTCATCaccaaatttatttgaaaatagggAGAAAAGATCACTTAATAACATAAGAGGCAGAAAACTTTCAATTATGCAAGAGGACAGTCCAACGCAACTTGATGTTTCTGGAATTACTTGCTTAGATCCtgatagtaattataatacacCACATGGTCTAGGTAACGCAGAGAGTTCTAGACAAGCGGAAATGGCAAACTTTCCAATTATATCTGTGACACAAGATGCggaatttagaataaataatgttcttaaTGATGTCAAAGTTGATTTGAGTAAAGATTTAATAATTGACAGTACCGTATCACCCATATTAGATGTACCAAGGAAGAGTTTGGAATTAGAAATGCAGTCGTCGAAAACAGAAACACCAAAAACAAATACCTCACTAATTAAAAAGACAAGTTCgttggaaaaaataataaacaggtTCAAAAAAGTTAGGGCTAATGTTATACCTCAGAGCTTAAATGATGTGAAAACAATCGTCGAAGAAAAGGAGAATGTCAATTTTGATGTTTACTCTGCAAATAGAGTTTTATTGCCAGACCTATTGAGTCCCAGTTGCAGTACGCTAAGCGTTAGATCGAATGATAATTATTTGGATCAATTATGCTTTGATATGGAAGAAGTTGATTGTAGGAAGCCTCGGGAAAGTTTAGGAACTGCGCTGGGCGTTGATCAAACATTTTTAGACCAATTTGAATTAATAGACTGA
- the LOC125073017 gene encoding uncharacterized protein LOC125073017 → MSLHSSPECMLKMAEITDVLEVIREDHASITPSMTINASGPTAAQENENKENDKVVFCPCKAAIDAEYEEKLAEEIKKKLSQKEMEMEGLIQERLKNEVERLKDRFEFILQNEQVRTSYMLREAHRERKEKISALQTQLECKNLAGLMYIMCSERRKSKLEKMKLTEEYTNYIQGLQNILAESQSLILRLSRGYKTAARVDNEWREKMMKVVKHFQNFVNNFVGGTSEANQFLLDLPALFKIDAPIEDNPQEDPCEDEEIPVKEEIEPSKQWWEMMDDDNRPFVMFGDMADFNPPQRREVLKSVKAAKSAPKKWKEYVFNEMFLKSKCPHSDVIKNEYLRGMPSPGKWECTQTEHQTFSHGSETSRRITTASVDIRANMGSILKMITSNGTPHTHKNTLLGARDSMEIASTTKLREKQRQTIDHGRVVLNIGNKIDSIFNEMYSEAGPEHEEVEEHEPVPRETASQMEDEDVGDESMSTLGSVHNDSLQIISHVPDLDHKINYEKICPMEKCQKLQVDSFIRSLPAYMRASPFTHIEQTYDEYEACSPEQLEILKKRIEEKKKREKVDFDVTEINPLLSWTPSLDGVAVQTSDISMSLPPCTCRVPSPSPVSSTQHVFTVADLIPVKQKVNEIDAECFFDDSIEFNRFKVIGRDESRENTYDKVKNSTRNRLHEIKNILKQHPSLYDIFQANIRC, encoded by the exons CCGCCATAGACGCGGAATATGAAGAGAAACTCgctgaagaaataaaaaaaaagttaagtcaAAAAGAAATGGAAATGGAGGGATTAATTCAAGAGAGGCTCAAGAATGAGGTGGAACGTTTGAAAGACCGATTCGAATTCATACTGCA AAACGAACAAGTAAGAACTTCGTACATGTTACGAGAAGCACACAGAGAACGCAAAGAGAAAATATCAGCTCTTCAAACTCAGCTGGAATGCAAGAATTTGGCAGGTTTGATGTACATCATGTGCTCCGAGAGACGGAAGAGTAAACTTGAAAAAATGAAGTTAACTGAAG aatacacCAATTATATACAAGGCTTGCAGAATATTTTAGCTGAGAGCCAATCTCTTATATTGCGTCTCTCGCGAGGTTACAAGACTGCAGCTAGAGTTGATAACGAATGGCGAGAGAAGATGATGAAAGTTGTTAagcat TTCCAAAATTTCGTAAACAATTTCGTCGGAGGAACTTCAGAAGCGAACCAGTTTCTGCTCGATTTACCAGCCTTATTTAAGATAGATGCACCCATAGAAGATAATCCCCAAGAAGATCCATGCGAAGATGAAGAAATTCCCGTTAAAGAAG AAATTGAGCCTAGTAAGCAATGGTGGGAGATGATGGATGATGATAATCGACCATTCGTCATGTTTGGAGACATGGCTGACTTCAATCCGCCGCAACGAAGAGAAGTATTAAAATCTGTGAAAGCTGCTAAATCAGCGCCAAAGAAGTGGAAAGAATACg TTTTCAATGAAATGTTCCTGAAATCGAAATGTCCGCACTCGGACGTCATAAAGAATGAATACTTGAGAGGAATGCCTTCGCCCGGAAAATGGGAGTGCACCCAAACAGAACATCAGACATTTTCGCATGGA TCCGAAACGAGCCGACGTATAACAACCGCTTCTGTTGACATCCGTGCCAACATGGGGTCTATCTTAAAAATGAT TACGTCAAATGGAACACCACATACACATAAAAATACACTACTCGGAGCAAGAGATTCCATGGAAATTGCATCGACGACAAAATTG CGAGAAAAGCAAAGACAGACGATCGATCATGGAAGAGTTGTGCTTAATATTGGAAATAAAATC GACTCAATCTTTAATGAAATGTATTCGGAAGCAGGACCAGAACATGAAGAGGTAGAAGAACATGAACCGGTACCCAG GGAGACCGCGTCTCAAATGGAAGATGAAGACGTCGGCGATGAATCAATGTCAACTCTTGG AAGCGTACATAACGACAGCTTGCAAATAATTTCACACGTGCCAGACCTTGATCACAAGATTAATTACGAAAAG ATTTGTCCAATGGAGAAATGTCAGAAGTTACAAGTGGACTCGTTCATACGGAGTCTCCCCGCATATATGCGGGCCAGTCCATTCACGCACATTGAACAGACTTACGACGAATACGAAGCTTGCTCGCCAG AACAACTGGAAATCCTAAAAAAGAGAATAGAAGAGAAGAAAAAGAGAGAAAAGGTTGATTTCGATGTAACCGAAATAAATCCTCTGCTATCCTGGACGCCCAGTCTAGATGGAGTAGCTGTGCAGACATCAGACATATCAATGTCGTTACCACCCTGCACCTGTCGAGTACCAAGTCCATCACCAGTGTCTAGCACACAACACGTCTTTACTG TGGCAGATTTGATTCCCGTTAAACAAAAAGTTAACGAAATCGATGCGGAATGTTTCTTCGATGATAGCATTGAATTTAATCGATTCAAAGTTATTGGACGAGATGAGAGTAGAGAAAATAC GTATGATAAGGTTAAGAATTCTACCCGAAATAGATTGCATGAgatcaaaaacatattaaaacaacaCCCAAGCCTGTACGACATATTTCAAGCAAATATTCGTTGTTGA
- the LOC125073153 gene encoding sperm flagellar protein 1-like, with protein MSTLDLPMPLTDIESILAWVDTYKLSRPTRKINRDFSDAVLLAEILSVHYPKLVEMHNYPPRNSHSLKLNNWMTLNRKVLKKLKLNLCTNTMERLANCAPGLIERVLVMVRDKIHRDDDINKSLKEAEQNVSSGGSYYEACGDDEHILVVPVKTRVNGILETIQKKVVSHDSYLAIKEELKDARDCSEVLKQKVEHLDNLLKLKEERIEELQKQLERKQTRRKEVEALQNSLSIPFEIEPPSPKIIELVKIPSRTLSIKSLESEGRLVKEESRIPIPVSDQAKSKPSITEVTSKDFTEEQCVNVEKVKSDVFKEIEITDEKNSEHVHDNQDFSNEINAFVNLEATIQNVIKETCDTLCENFSEKT; from the exons atgtccactCTAGATTTACCAATGCCGCTAACAGACATCGAATCAATTTTAGCCTGGGTCGACACCTACAAGTTATCCAGACCCACCAGGAAGATTAATAGAGATTTTTCTGATGCTG TTCTTCTTGCTGAAATCCTAAGCGTTCACTATCCAAAGCTGGTTGAGATGCACAATTACCCGCCAAGAAACAGTCATTCTCTGAAGCTGAACAACTGGATGACGCTAAACAGAAAGGTGTTGAAGAAACtaaagcttaatttgtgtacCAACACGATGGAACGGCTGGCAAACTGTGCACCGGGGCTGATCGAGCGAGTGCTTGTTATGG TCAGAGATAAAATACATCGAGATGATGATATCAATAAAAGTTTGAAAGAAGCTGAGCAAAACGTATCCAGCGGTGGCAGCTACTACGAAGCCTGTGGAGATGACG aacacATATTAGTTGTTCCCGTTAAAACCAGAGTTAATGGTATACTAGAAACCATTCAAAAGAAGGTAGTTAGCCATGATTCATATCTTGCAATCAAAGAAGAACTGAAAGATGCCAGAGATTGCTCCGAAGTCCTGAAACAGAAG gtTGAACATTTGGATaacttacttaaattaaaagaagagAGGATAGaggaattacaaaaacaattagaAAGGAAACAAACAAGACGTAAAGAAGTGGAAGCTCTTCAGAACAGTCTGTCAATTCCTTTTGAAATAGAACCACCTTCACCTAAAATAATTGAACTCGTCAAAATACCGAGTAGAACATTATCCATAAAATCATTGGAATCTGAAGGAAGATTAGTCAAAGAAGAATCCAGGATTCCTATACCCGTATCGGATCAAGCTAAATCTAAGCCAAGTATAACTGAAGTCACGTCGAAAGACTTTACTGAAGAACAATGCGTTAACGTTGAAAAAGTTAAATCGGATGTTTTTAAGGAAATTGAAATAACGGATGAGAAAAATTCTGAACATGTTCATGATAATCAagatttttcaaatgaaattaatgCATTTGTAAATTTAGAAGCTACAATTCAAAACGTAATTAAAGAAACATGTGATACGCTTTGTGAGAACTTCAGCGAAAAAACTTAA
- the LOC125073109 gene encoding retinol dehydrogenase 14 has protein sequence MIVAEAWKANYLFWILPVVLILGLLALLALLGIFFALRLYAKLTCGHYQAKTRMDGKTVIVTGCTSGIGKETAKELAKRGARVIMACRSMEKAEKVQDEIVQSTKNANVVVKKLDLSSFESIRTFAEDINKNEKALDVLIHNAGYAETFKKNISEDGIELTMATNHYGPFLLTHLLINLLKKSSPSRIVVVASSLYRLASVNLDNPNPLNTMPGYLYYVSKEANILFTRELARRMEGTGVTVNCLHPGLIDTGIWRNVPAPLSWGLGLINTLFFKTPVQGCQTSVMLAVDENLSKVTGEYFSDCQISSLSSSASDMSRARKLWEISEKMVKLEENDPRI, from the exons ATGATTGTCGCAGAGGCCTGGAAAGCAAATTATCTATTTTGGATATTACCGGTTGTATTAATTCTCGGGCTACTGGCATTGCTCGCTCTATTAGGTATCTTCTTCGCCCTTCGTTTGTACGCTAAACTTACTTGTGGACATTACCAAGCAAAAACCAGGATGGACGGAAAGACGGTAATCGTCACTGGATGTACAAGTGGTATTGGAAAGGAAACTGCTAAAGAATTAGCAAAAAGAGGCGCCAGGGTCATCATGGCTTGCAGAAGTATGGAAAAGGCAGAAAAGGTTCAag ATGAAATCGTGCAATCGACAAAAAACGCAAATGTCGTAGTCAAAAAATTAGATCTAAGTTCTTTCGAATCCATAAGAACTTTTGCGGAAGACATCAACAAAAACGAGAAGGCGTTAGACGTCTTGATCCACAACGCAGGATACGCAGAAACCTTCAAAAAGAATATTTCGGAAGACGGCATTGAATTGACAATGGCTACCAATCATTATGGACCGTTTTTACTAACTCATCTTCTCATAAACCTGTTAAAGAAAAGTTCTCCATCAAGAATAGTTGTTGTTGCTTCGTCACTTTACCGTTTGGCATCCGTAAACTTGGACAACCCAAATCCATTGAACACGATGCCAGGGTATTTGTACTACGTGTCCAAGGAAGCCAATATTCTCTTTACCAGGGAACTGGCCAGACGTATGGAGGGAACAGGCGTCACTGTAAATTGTTTACATCCTGGTTTAATTGACACTGGAATTTGGCGGAACGTGCCAGCACCGTTGAGCTGGGGTTTGGGATTGATAAACACTCTCTTCTTCAAGACCCCTGTCCAAGGATGCCAAACATCAGTAATGTTGGCTGTAGATGAGAACCTTTCGAAAGTCACTGGGGAATATTTCTCTGATTGCCAGATAAGCTCGCTATCTTCTTCAGCCAGTGATATGAGTAGAGCAAGAAAATTGTGGGAGATTTCGGAAAAAATGGTCAAATTGGAAGAGAATGACCCAAGAATTTAA